One Ananas comosus cultivar F153 linkage group 23, ASM154086v1, whole genome shotgun sequence genomic window carries:
- the LOC109728004 gene encoding protein translocase subunit SECA1, chloroplastic, with the protein MAASPLSTPTTTATPPRIPRRILFSHPQFAPKSELGTGFYGRRLKSRVFAARTAPRGSERRFAGAARASLGGLLGGLFGGADTGEATRQRYAETVAAINAMEPEMLRLSDSDLRERTAVLKERARNDESLDSLLPEAFAVVREASKRVLGLRPFDVQLIGGMVLHKGEIAEMRTGEGKTLVAILPAYLNALSGKGVHIVTVNDYLARRDCEWVGQVPRFLGLQVGLIQQNMTSEQRRENYSCDITYVTNSELGFDFLRDNLAMTVDELVLRDFNYCVIDEVDSILIDEARTPLIISGLAEKPSDRYYKAAKIAAAFERDIHYTVDEKQKNVLLTEQGYEDAEEILEIKDLYDPREQWASYVLNAIKAKELFLRDVNYIVRGKEVLIVDEFTGRVMQGRRWSDGLHQAVEAKEGVPIQNETVTLASISYQNFFLQFPKLCGMTGTAATESTEFESIYKLKVTIVPTNKPMIRKDESDVVFRATNGKWRAVLVEIARMNKTGRPVLVGTTSVEQSDALSEQLREAGIPHEVLNAKPENVEREAEIVAQSGRLGAVTIATNMAGRGTDIILGGNAEFMARLKLREMLMPRVVKPIEGVFVSVKKLPPRKTWKVSESLFPCELSKETVSLAKDAVEMAVKTWGQRTLTELEAEERLSYSCEKGPTRDEVIAKLRDAFKRIVEEYKVYTEEEKKKVVAAGGLHVVGTERHESRRIDNQLRGRSGRQGDPGGSRFFLSLEDNIFRIFGGDRIQGLMRAFRVEDLPIESKMLTKALDEAQRKVENYFFDIRKQLFEYDEVLNSQRDRVYAERRRALVSDSLRSLMVEYAELTMDDILEANIGPDTPRENWELDKLIAKLQQYCYLLNDLTPELLQSKCSSYEDLRDYLRLRGREAYFQKSEIVEKQAPGLMKEAERFLILSNIDRLWKEHLQALKFVQQAVGLRGYAQRDPLIEYKLEGYNLFLDMMAQIRRNVIYSVYQFQPMMVKKQEEGDDSQKKEPKGEAADSDANPIGAAQTA; encoded by the exons ATGGCCGCGTCACCACTCTCCACCCCCACAACAACGGCGACGCCCCCCCGGATCCCCCGCCGCATCCTCTTCTCCCACCCCCAATTCGCCCCCAAATCCGAGCTTGGAACCGGTTTTTATGGCCGGAGactcaaatctagggttttcgCGGCGCGTACCGCGCCGCGGGGCTCAGAACGGCGTTTTGCGGGGGCGGCGAGGGCGTCGCTGGGTGGGCTATTGGGGGGGCTCTTCGGAGGAGCCGATACGGGGGAGGCGACGAGGCAAAGGTATGCTGAGACAGTCGCGGCGATCAACGCGATGGAGCCGGAGATGTTGCGGTTGTCGGATTCCGATCTGAGGGAGAGAACGGCGGTGTTGAAGGAGAGGGCTCGGAATGATGAGTCTCTGGATTCTCTTCTACCT GAAGCATTTGCTGTGGTGAGAGAAGCTTCTAAGAGAGTATTGGGTCTTCGTCCTTTCGATGTACAGCTAATAG GTGGTATGGTTCTTCACAAAGGGGAAATAGCAGAGATGAGGACTGGAGAAGGAAAAACACTTGTTGCCATTCTGCCGGCTTATTTGAATGCACTAAGTGGGAAAGGAGTTCATATTGTCACTGTGAATGATTACCTGGCACGGCGTGACTGTGAATGGGTTGGTCAAGTTCCAAGATTTCTGGGACTGCAGGTTGGCCTAATCCAAC AAAATATGACTAGTGAGCAGAGGAGAGAGAATTATTCATGCGACATAACATATGTCACGAATAGTGAGCTTGGCTTTGATTTTCTAAGGGATAATCTTGCCATG ACTGTCGATGAGCTTGTCTTGAGGGACTTCAATTACTGTGTAATTGATGAAGTTGATTCTATTCTTATTGATGAAGCGAGAACGCCTCTAATCATATCAGGCCTTGCTGAGAAGCCAAGTGATCGTTACTATAAAGCAGCAAAGATTGCAGCAGCATTTGAGCGAGATATCCACTACACT GTTGATGAAAAGCAGAAAAATGTTTTACTTACAGAACAAGGTTACGAAGATGCTGAAGAAATATTGGAGATAAAAGATCTGTATGATCCTCGGGAACAGTGGGCTTCATATGTTCTAAATGCAATCAAAGCAAAGGAGCTCTTTCTTAGAGATGTGAATTACATTGTTCGTGGCAAGGAAGTTCTCATTGTGGATGAGTTCACAGGTCGAGTCATGCAA GGCAGACGATGGAGTGATGGCCTTCACCAGGCGGTTGAAGCAAAAGAAGGTGTGCCCATTCAGAATGAAACAGTAACACTTGCATCAATAAGCTATCAGAATTTCTTTCTTCAG TTTCCCAAACTTTGCGGCATGACGGGAACTGCGGCTACTGAGAGCACAGAATTTGAGAGCATATACAAATTAAAAGTCACAATTGTTCCAACAAACAAACCGATGATAAGAAag GATGAGTCAGATGTAGTTTTTAGGGCAACAAACGGGAAATGGCGTGCCGTGCTTGTGGAGATAGCGAGAATGAACAAAACTGGCCGACCTGTGCTTGTTGGTACTACAAGTGTCGAGCAAAGCGATGCTTTATCTGAACAGTTGCGTGAAGCTGGAATCCCTCATGAG GTCCTAAATGCGAAACCAGAAAACGTTGAGAGGGAAGCAGAAATTGTAGCACAAAGTGGACGTCTTGGTGCAGTGACAATTGCGACCAATATGGCTGGGCGTGGTACGGATATCATTCTTGGTGGCAATGCTGAATTTATGGCGAGGCTGAAGCTACGTGAAATGCTTATGCCAAG GGTTGTCAAGCCAATAGAGGGTGTGTTTGTGTCTGTGAAGAAACTACCTCCAAGGAAGACATGGAAG GTGAGTGAAAGCTTATTCCCTTGTGAGCTTTCTAAAGAGACTGTATCATTGGCCAAAGATGCAGTAGAAATGGCTGTTAAGACATGGGGACAAAGAACATTGACCGAGCTAGAAGCAGAAGAGCGGCTCTCTTACTCATGTGAAAAG GGACCAACACGAGATGAAGTCATTGCAAAGCTGAGGGATGCATTTAAAAGAATTGTCGAAGAATATAAAGTATATACtgaggaggaaaaaaagaag GTTGTTGCAGCAGGTGGACTTCATGTTGTTGGGACAGAACGTCATGAATCTCGCAGAATTGATAATCAG CTTCGTGGTCGAAGTGGCAGACAAGGTGATCCAGGAGGCTCTCGTTTTTTCCTTAGTCTGGAGGATAACATATTCCGGATATTCGGTGGAGACAGAATAcag GGCCTCATGCGAGCTTTCAGAGTCGAAGACCTTCCAATCGAATCAAAGATGCTAACAAAGGCACTAGATGAAGCTCAAAGGAAGGTTGAGAATTACTTCTTCGACATAAGAAAGCAGTTATTTGAATATGATGAGGTATTAAACAGCCAACGAGACCGTGTGTATGCCGAAAGAAGGCGGGCCCTTGTATCTGACAGCCTTCGGTCTCTTATGGTAGAGTATGCTGAGCTTACTATGGACGATATTCTAGAG GCAAACATTGGTCCGGATACTCCCCGGGAAAATTGGGAACTAGACAAACTGATTGCAAAACTTCAACA GTATTGCTATTTATTGAATGACTTAACACCGGAATTGCTGCAAAGTAAATGCTCAAGCTATGAGGACTTGAGGGATTATTTGCGCTTGCGAGGTCGTGAAGCATACTTTCAGAAATCC GAGATCGTCGAGAAACAAGCGCCGGGACTGATGAAAGAAGCCGAGAGGTTCCTAATCTTGAGCAACATCGACCGGCTATGGAAAGAGCACTTGCAAGCCCTCAAGTTCGTCCAGCAAGCCGTGGGATTACGAGGATACGCTCAGCGAGATCCCCTGATCGAGTATAAGCTCGAGGGATATAATCTCTTCTTAGATATGATGGCTCAAATCCGAAGAAACGTTATTTATTCTGTGTACCAG TTCCAACCGATGATGGTGAAGAAGCAAGAGGAGGGCGATGACTCCCAAAAGAAAGAGCCGAAAGGCGAAGCGGCCGACAGCGATGCTAATCCAATCGGCGCCGCGCAAACCGCGTAG
- the LOC109728214 gene encoding protein transport protein SEC23: MDSKPPPVPPGYTPPVPSQTTTTPHPERRPTPPTFSSPSSTTFSPQRPYQDQILLSSSRTPSSLPGEGLQTGSPLTQFSTPPGPPVFSSPLRPAAVPFRTSPVSPQPVAFSGGSSLPTSSSPHYSNGSHELPLHHPASVDESTFESPYVLFSAHKVLKRRKQANVSSLGFGALVSPGREVAPGPEVVQREPHRCQNCGAYANLYCEILIGSGQWQCVICKKLNSSDGEYIVPSKEDLLHIAELSSSAIDYVQAGDRRPGLIPVSDSRMLGPIFLVIDECLDEAHLQHLQGSLHAFVDSLPPTTRIGIISYGRTVSVYDFSEGSMVSADVLPGSKSPTQDSIKALIYGAGIYLSPIHASLPVAHTIFSALRPYKLSLPEASRDRCLGTAVEVALAIIQGPSIEMSRGIIKRSGGSCRILVCAGGPNTYGPGSVPHSFNHPNYAYMEKTAMKWMEHLGHEAHRHDTVVDILCAGTCPVRVPILQPLAKSSGGVLILHDDFGEAFGVNLQRASTRAAGSHGLFEIRCSDDILVTQVIGPGEEAPADSHETFKNDASCCIQMHSVEETQSFAISMETKSDIKNDFVYFQFAVRYSNAYRADISRAITVRLPTVDSVSSYLGSVQDDVAAVLTGKRTLLHAKTSSDAVDMRLTVDERVKDIALKFGSQMPKSKVYRFPKELSSLPEYLFHLRRGPLLGNIVGHEDERSVLRNLFLNASFDLSLRMAAPRCLMHREGGTFEELPAYDLAMQSNAAVVLDHGTDIFIWLGAELAAQEGKSAAALAACRTLAEELSEHRFPAPRILAFKEGSSQARYFVSRLIPAHKDPTYEQEARFPQLRTLTLDQRARLKSSFIHFDDYSFCEWMRSLKLVPPEPS; encoded by the exons ATGGATAGTAAGCCACCGCCTGTTCCTCCTGGGTATACTCCCCCAGTCCCTTCCCAAACCACAACCACCCCGCACCCTGAGAGGCGACCAACCCCTCCCACATTCTCCTCTCCGTCGTCAACAACTTTCTCTCCTCAGAGACCTTATCAAGACCAAATCCTACTGTCTTCATCAAGAACGCCAAGCTCATTACCGGGCGAGGGGCTTCAAACAGGCAGCCCTCTAACCCAATTCAGTACACCTCCTGGTCCACCTGTTTTCTCTTCCCCATTGCGGCCTGCTGCTGTGCCATTCCGTACTTCACCAGTTTCTCCTCAGCCTGTGGCTTTCTCGGGGGGCTCATCTTTACCGACATCTTCTTCGCCACACTATTCTAATGGATCGCATGAATTGCCTTTGCACCATCCTGCCAGTGTTGATGAGTCGACTTTCGAGTCGCCCTATGTGCTCTTTTCTGCACACAAG GTCTTGAAACGTAGAAAACAAGCAAACGTCTCAAGCTTGGGATTTGGAGCATTGGTTTCTCCTGGGAGGGAAGTCGCCCCTGGACCTGAGGTAGTGCAACGTGAACCTCATCGTTGCCAAAACTGTGGAGCTTATGCCAACCTGTACTGTGAAATTTTGATTGGTTCAGGCCAATGGCAATGTGTAATTTGTAAGAAACTAAACAGCAGCGATGGGGAATACATAGTCCCCAGTAAGGAGGACCTTCTTCATATAGCAGAGCTTTCATCTTCAGCCATTGATTATGTTCAAGCTGGCGATAGAAGGCCAGGATTGATTCCTGTCTCCGACTCAAGAATGTTGGGTCCAATTTTTCTTGTCATAGATGAATGCTTAGATGAAGCACATTTACAACATCTACAAGGTTCTTTACATGCTTTTGTCGACTCACTCCCCCCCACTACAAGAATTGGTATAATTTCATATGGACGAACTGTATCAGTCTATGATTTTTCTGAGGGGTCAATGGTGTCCGCTGATGTGCTTCCAGGAAGCAAATCTCCAACCCAAGATTCTATAAAGGCGCTTATTTACGGTGCTGGTATTTACTTGTCGCCTATACATGCTTCACTGCCTGTTGCCCACACCATCTTTTCTGCACTGCGACCGTACAAACTCAGCTTGCCTGAAGCTTCGAGGGATCGATGCCTTGGCACAGCGGTGGAGGTTGCCCTAGCAATAATTCAAGGGCCATCGATTGAGATGTCACGTGGAATCATTAAACGGTCTGGAGGCAGTTGTAGGATACTGGTTTGTGCAGGGGGCCCAAATACTTATGGACCCGGATCTGTGCCCCATTCTTTTAACCATCCTAATTATGCATACATGGAAAAGACTGCAATGAAGTGGATGGAGCATTTAGGCCATGAAGCACACCGACATGACACTGTAGTCGATATACTCTGTGCGGGGACTTGTCCTGTTCGGGTTCCAATTCTCCAGCCACTGGCGAAGAGTTCGGGTGGCGTGCTAATACTTCACGACGATTTTGGTGAGGCTTTTGGGGTTAATTTGCAAAGAGCTTCTACTAGGGCTGCTGGGTCACACGGTTTATTCGAGATACGGTGTTCCGATGATATTCTTGTGACCCAAGTTATAGGGCCTGGAGAAGAAGCACCTGCTGATTCTCATGAAACATTCAAGAATGATGCTTCTTGTTGCATTCAGATGCATAGCGTTGAAGAAACTCAGAGTTTTGCGATCTCCATGGAAACAAAAAGCGACATTAAGAATGATTTCGTCTACTTCCAGTTTGCTGTTCGTTATTCTAATGCATATCGAGCAGACATTTCTAGAGCGATCACTGTGAGGCTCCCTACAGTTGATAGTGTGTCAAGTTATCTTGGGAGTGTACAAGATGATGTGGCTGCTGTCCTTACTGGTAAGAGAACCCTCTTGCATGCTAAAACTTCTTCTGATGCTGTTGATATGAGGCTTACAGTGGATGAAAGGGTTAAGGATATTGCTCTTAAATTTGGGTCTCAAATGCCGAAATCAAAGGTTTATCGTTTCCCAAAAGAGTTATCGTCTCTACCTGAGTACTTGTTTCATCTGAGGAGGGGCCCGCTTTTAGGAAACATAGTTGGGCATGAAGATGAAAGGTCTGTATTGAGGAATTTATTCTTGAATGCATCATTTGATTTATCTCTCCGCATGGCGGCACCGCGTTGTCTGATGCATCGCGAAGGCGGCACTTTTGAGGAGCTGCCGGCATACGATCTTGCCATGCAATCTAATGCTGCAGTAGTGCTTGACCATGGAACGGATATTTTCATATGGTTG GGTGCTGAGTTAGCAGCTCAAGAAGGAAAGAGCGCAGCAGCTTTAGCTGCATGTAGAACGCTGGCCGAAGAGCTTAGTGAGCACCGGTTTCCAGCTCCGCGGATTCTTGCATTCAAA GAGGGGAGCTCTCAGGCTCGCTACTTTGTGTCTCGATTGATACCGGCGCACAAGGATCCTACATATGAGCAG GAGGCGAGGTTTCCTCAATTGCGGACGCTAACTCTGGATCAGAGGGCGCGGCTAAAGAGCAGCTTCATTCACTTCGACgactacagcttctgcgagtgGATGCGTAGCCTGAAATTGGTGCCGCCCGAACCGAGCTAA